From one Lotus japonicus ecotype B-129 chromosome 3, LjGifu_v1.2 genomic stretch:
- the LOC130744740 gene encoding uncharacterized protein LOC130744740, protein MLKVGVPIMLLRNIDQAVGLCNGIRLRVTHLTQYIIVVTVLSRIRLGKSKTEYIPRITLTPFDSGLPFQFSRRQFPMTLCFTMTINKSQGQSLSHVGLYLLRHVFTHGQLYVALLRVKSRKGLKVLIVDEQGVVSSSTRNVVYKEVFENV, encoded by the coding sequence ATGTTGAAAGTTGGAGTTCCGATCATGCTTCTGCGAAACATAGACCAAGCGGTCGGTCTGTGTAATGGGATCCGGTTGAGAGTTACTCATCTTACTCAGTATATAATTGTTGTGACTGTTTTATCAAGAATCAGGCTGGGTAAAAGTAAAACTGAGTACATTCCGAGGATAACCTTAACGCCTTTTGACTCTGGTCTTCCCTTCCAGTTCTCTCGAAGGCAATTCCCGATGACTTTATGCTTCACGATGACTATAAACAAGAGTCAAGGCCAGTCCCTTTCTCATGTCGGTTTGTACCTTCTGAGGCATGTGTTTACTCATGGACAGCTGTATGTCGCTCTCTTAAGGGTGAAGTCTAGAAAAGGGCTTAAGGTGCTTATTGTGGATGAGCAAGGGGTAGTTTCGAGCTCCACGCGCAATGTTGTCTACaaagaagtttttgagaacgTGTGA